The following coding sequences are from one Catharus ustulatus isolate bCatUst1 chromosome 30, bCatUst1.pri.v2, whole genome shotgun sequence window:
- the LOC117008614 gene encoding Fc receptor-like A, with the protein TVTESGTYTCESPGTGLSPHLTVSDDWLLLQVLVWALLERDTVTLRCRVCVHNLVTSVSFYCDAQQVGTLHRGTELSLSPLQLNHSGHYRCRDLVVFWGWEQLASVAGPPELPEGSPLNLSCLSTPSPLRPPAPLLYRFYRDGQLVGGPQGSPQLLVPAVGVSHSGNYSCQVRFEGGTMRKSSAWLGITVRSECGDGHGEPPQPSQVSRPCSTPCMWPCLPSSIPGFPSPSLVPAALIPPWMHLPLSDFPPLSTESPSHPTCASPVCVPAVPVANATITPGPLALQVRPGDPVTLRFLVQVGSSPVTFTWLHNGHQVARGPLLELGAIHVGHSGTYLCVATNQLGQEGHRVFRALSPELALEVTPQGTTGHLWNTGGVTRGSHVSLRSPDHR; encoded by the exons ACTGTCACCGAGAGTGGCACCTACACGTGTGAGAGTCCCGGGACCGGGCTCAGCCCTCACCTGACAGTCTCAGATG ACTGGCTAttgctgcaggtgctggtgtGGGcgctgctggagagggacacGGTGACACTGCGTTGCCGGGTGTGCGTGCACAATTTGGTCACCTCGGTGTCCTTCTACTGCGATGCGCAGCAAGTGGGGACTCTCCACCGTGGGAccgagctgtccctgtcccctctgcagctgaacCACAGCGGCCACTACCGCTGCAGGGACTTGGTGGTGTTCTGGGGATGGGAGCAGTTGGCGtcagtggca GGTCCCCCCGAGCTCCCCGAGGGGTCCCCACTCAAtctcagctgcctcagcacccccagccccctgcggcccccagcccccctcctGTACCGCTTCTACCGGGACGGGCAGTTGGTGGGAGGCCCGCAGGGGTCCCcgcagctcctggtgcctgcTGTGGGGGTCTCCCACTCGGGGAATTACAGCTGCCAGGTGCGCTTCGAGGGGGGGACCATGCGGAAGAGCAGCGCCTGGCTCGGCATCACGGTGCGCAGTGAGTGCGGGGATGGGCACGGGGAGcccccacagccctcccaggTCTCCCGTCCCTGCTCAACCCCCTGCATGTGGCCCTGCCTTCCCAGCTCTATCCCCGGGTTCCCATCACCCTCCCTGGTGCCTGCAGCCCTCATCCCTCCCTGGATGCACCTCCCACTTTCTGATTTCCCTCCACTGTCCACAG AAtctccatcccaccccacatgtgccagccctgtctgtgtccccGCAGTGCCCGTGGCCAATGCCACCATCACCCCCGGTCCCCTGGCACTCCAGGTGCGCCCAGGTGACCCTGTGACCCTGCGCTTCTTGGTGCAGGTGGGCTCATCCCCTGTCACCTTCACCTGGCTGCACAACGGGCACCAGGTGGCCCGGGGTCCCCTCCTGGAGCTTGGGGCCATCCATGTGGGACATTCGGGCACCTACCTGTGCGTGGCCACCaaccagctgggacaggagggacaccGCGTGTTCCGGGCActcagcccagagctggccctggaggtgacaccacAGGGAACCACTGGACACCTCTGGAACACAGGTGGGGTCACAAGGGGTTCCCACGTGAGTCTGAGATCCCCGGATCACAGATGA